From the Anabas testudineus chromosome 23, fAnaTes1.2, whole genome shotgun sequence genome, one window contains:
- the caprin2 gene encoding caprin-2 isoform X3: MVQLSPSPTRDVSTPPECSEGPVMAGHPKVGSPRRLSTLHMDLEVSTAYLGYETYIEDGLICLKHKIRNMKKKKLKLEDYKKRLEQGESLNKDQMAAVEAYDEVLHNLEFAKELHSTLDGLTQNLLRAQKKAAKKEQMAKAEVERRHLSMVLQVQHLLHSLQQDHVRNDLLAGHNQAPRIPAQQLHSLSQLATLLGVKRDNRLSLAEQMEQAALVYLDLLEGRDKPVAGATFKLLKEQLMRLLNCKYFSCLPPAPNKPPEVLRSSTSHCSTSNSKPDEVSKESFNRLYLTDMETPSIQNWKGDFMAKREQEPPDCWDMESPDGPASPQTAVHKPWRGAATLIPKVLVNTKKQSDCKRRKERKAKGEQNAKPAVDMDMPVDVFSSPSDLPKDPILRKQHLEDLMTKIHSSFSFMQDSLLDGEGSPTNGHPRLKRRPSGSPSPLAQADLRSPAKSLPTVMHSTPLPSRLMERKVSLTSGDQCLELCDLELSSKDLPHESSQSAKRKGFSSPPLYRRESTISVSLEEERHPRTPATDSGKQSPCNGVSSCISTPPQGQTFSTPPTRRSLTSAQFQNIQSVFKVSSSLPQNGEVNYKPESPVFSEPRYSTASTQTPPEFAPSEDEQPVYQSDYTVGNSGQVYLSPDQSGGSVGRPGQPYYSRGSVRGGSYIPQTHLRDSGPLLYTSRDCGYQHSYRRGGGRHSSSAAWSDSSQVSSPDREGAFTIVDSGHGDSLSVSTVEVPLTPHSHHHAALLPMQLYPLSQPLRVAFTASRTANFAPGNLDQPIVFDQLHSNLGEMYDTHIGRFTCPVNGTYVFIFHILKLAINVPLYINLMRNEDVMVSAYANDGAPDHETASNHAILPLFQGDQVWLRLHRGAIYGSTWKYSTFSGFLLYQD, translated from the exons ATGGTGCAACTTTCTCCTTCCCCCACCCGGGATGTGTCCACCCCACCTGAGTGCTCGGAGGGCCCGGTGATGGCCGGGCACCCCAAGGTGGGCTCGCCCCGCCGGCTGAGCACCCTGCACATGGACCTGGAGGTCTCCACCGCCTACCTCGGCTACGAAACGTACATCGAAGACGGCCTCATCTGCCTCAAACACAAAATCCgcaacatgaagaagaagaag CTGAAACTGGAAGACTACAAGAAGAGGCTGGAGCAGGGTGAATCCTTAAACAAGGATCAGATG GCAGCTGTGGAAGCGTACGACGAGGTGCTGCATAACCTGGAATTTGCTAAAGAGCTTCACAGTACCCTGGACGGCCTGACTCAGAAC CTGCTGAGAGCCCAGAAGAAGGCAGCGAAGAAGGAGCAAATGGCAAAGGCGGAGGTGGAGAGGAGGCACCTGAGCATGGTACTCCAGGTGCAGCATCTGCTCCACAGCCTGCAGCAGGACCACGTTAGGAACGACCTGCTGGCTGGACACAACCAGGCGCCCCGCATCCCAGCCCAGCAGCTGCACAGCCTGAGTCAGCTTGCCACCCTGCTGGGAGTCAAGAGGGACAACAGACTGAG TTTAGCAGAGCAGATGGAGCAGGCCGCTTTGGTCTACTTGGACCTGCTAGAGGGGAGAGACAAGCCAGTGGCTGGAGCTACAT TTAAACTGTTAAAAGAGCAGCTCATGCGATTGTTAAATTGCAAGTACTTCAGCTGTCTTCCACCTGCACCCAACAAGCCTCCAGAGGTGCTGCGGAGCTCGACGAGCCACTGCT CCACATCAAACTCAAAACCAGATGAAGTCTCTAAGGAG TCTTTCAACAGACTGTACCTGACTGACATGGAGACTCCTTCCATTCAGAACTGGAAAGGGGACTTTATGGCCAAAAGGGAGCAGGAGCCTCCTGATTGCTGGGATATGGAGTCCCCGGATGGCCCCGCCTCACCTCAGACTGCAGTCCACAAACCGTGGAGAGGAGCTGCCACTTTAATCCCCAAAGTCCTAGTCAACACCAAGAAGCAGTCCGACTGCAAACGG agaaaagagaggaaggcTAAAGGAGAGCAAAATGCCAAGCCG GCAGTCGACATGGACATGCCTGTGGACGTTTTCAGCTCTCCATCTGACTTGCCCAAAGACCCCATCCTAAGAAAGCAGCACCTGGAGGACCTCATGACAAAGATCCACAGCTCCTTCAGTTTCATGCAG GACTCTCTCCTGGATGGTGAGGGCTCCCCCACTAATGGCCACCCTAGACTGAAGAGACGACCATCTGGATCTCCCTCTCCTCTGG CTCAGGCCGACTTGAGAAGCCCAGCTAAGAGCCTGCCCACTGTAATGCAT TCCACCCCTCTGCCTAGCAGGCTTATGGAACGCAAAGTCAGTCTGACTAGTGGGGATCAGTGCCTGGAGTTGTGTGACCTGGAGCTTTCCTCCAAGGACCTACCTCAT GAGTCCAGTCAGTCAGCTAAGAGAAAGGGGTTTTCCTCACCGCCGCTGTACCGCAGGGAGTCGACCATCTCAGTCagcctggaggaggagaggcatCCTCGT ACGCCAGCAACAGACTCAGGGAAGCAGTCTCCATGTAATGGGGTGTCATCTTGCATCTCCACCCCCCCTCAGGGACAGACTTTCTCTACACCCCCCACCAGGAGATCACTCACCTCTGCACAGTTTCAGAACATCCAGTCA GTGTTTAAGGTGAGTTCCTCCTTACCCCAGAATGGGGAAGTGAACTACAAGCCAGAATCCCCAGTTTTCTCTGAGCCCAGGTACAGCACCGCCAGCACCCAAACGCCACCCGAGTTTGCGCCATCAGAAGATGAACAGCCGG TCTACCAGTCGGATTATACAGTGGGTAACAGTGGGCAGGTCTACCTCTCCCCTGACCAGTCGGGTGGGAGCGTGGGTCGACCAGGTCAGCCATACTACTCCAGAGGATCTGTGAGAG GAGGATCCTACATCCCCCAGACTCATCTCAGGGACTCGGGTCCTCTCCTCTATACTTCAAGA GATTGCGGATACCAACACAGCTACAGGCGTGGAGGTGGAAGGCATAGCTCCAGTG CAGCTTGGAGCGACTCTTCCCAAGTAAGCAGCCCAGACCGGGAAGGAGCCTTCACAATTGTGGACTCGGGGCATGGGGATTCACTGTCGGTCTCCACTGTGGAGGTCCCTCTAACTCCCCACAGCCACCATCACGCTGCCCTGCTTCCCATGCAACTCTACCCACTCTCCCAGCCGTTGCGAGTGGCCTTCACTGCTTCTCGCACTGCCAACTTCGCCCCTGGTAACCTGGATCAGCCCATCGTGTTTGACCAGCTGCACAGTAACCTGGGAGAGATGTACGACACCCACATTGGCCGCTTCACCTGCCCCGTCAATGGAACCTACGTCTTCATCTTTCACATCCTGAAACTCGCCATCAACGTGCCGCTCTACATCAACCTCATGCGCAACGAGGATGTGATGGTGTCGGCATACGCCAATGACGGTGCCCCAGATCACGAGACGGCCAGCAACCATGCCATCCTGCCTCTCTTCCAAGGAGACCAGGTTTGGCTCCGGTTGCATCGTGGTGCCATTTATGGTAGCACCTGGAAGTACAGCACCTTCTCTGGCTTCCTGCTGTACCAGGACTGA
- the caprin2 gene encoding caprin-2 isoform X1 yields MVQLSPSPTRDVSTPPECSEGPVMAGHPKVGSPRRLSTLHMDLEVSTAYLGYETYIEDGLICLKHKIRNMKKKKLKLEDYKKRLEQGESLNKDQMAAVEAYDEVLHNLEFAKELHSTLDGLTQNLLRAQKKAAKKEQMAKAEVERRHLSMVLQVQHLLHSLQQDHVRNDLLAGHNQAPRIPAQQLHSLSQLATLLGVKRDNRLSLAEQMEQAALVYLDLLEGRDKPVAGATFKLLKEQLMRLLNCKYFSCLPPAPNKPPEVLRSSTSHCSTSNSKPDEVSKESFNRLYLTDMETPSIQNWKGDFMAKREQEPPDCWDMESPDGPASPQTAVHKPWRGAATLIPKVLVNTKKQSDCKRRKERKAKGEQNAKPAVDMDMPVDVFSSPSDLPKDPILRKQHLEDLMTKIHSSFSFMQDSLLDGEGSPTNGHPRLKRRPSGSPSPLAQADLRSPAKSLPTVMHSTPLPSRLMERKVSLTSGDQCLELCDLELSSKDLPHESSQSAKRKGFSSPPLYRRESTISVSLEEERHPRTPATDSGKQSPCNGVSSCISTPPQGQTFSTPPTRRSLTSAQFQNIQSVFKVSSSLPQNGEVNYKPESPVFSEPRYSTASTQTPPEFAPSEDEQPVYQSDYTVGNSGQVYLSPDQSGGSVGRPGQPYYSRGSVRGMARGGKGLAQTFRSSGWHRGGSYIPQTHLRDSGPLLYTSRDCGYQHSYRRGGGRHSSSAAWSDSSQVSSPDREGAFTIVDSGHGDSLSVSTVEVPLTPHSHHHAALLPMQLYPLSQPLRVAFTASRTANFAPGNLDQPIVFDQLHSNLGEMYDTHIGRFTCPVNGTYVFIFHILKLAINVPLYINLMRNEDVMVSAYANDGAPDHETASNHAILPLFQGDQVWLRLHRGAIYGSTWKYSTFSGFLLYQD; encoded by the exons ATGGTGCAACTTTCTCCTTCCCCCACCCGGGATGTGTCCACCCCACCTGAGTGCTCGGAGGGCCCGGTGATGGCCGGGCACCCCAAGGTGGGCTCGCCCCGCCGGCTGAGCACCCTGCACATGGACCTGGAGGTCTCCACCGCCTACCTCGGCTACGAAACGTACATCGAAGACGGCCTCATCTGCCTCAAACACAAAATCCgcaacatgaagaagaagaag CTGAAACTGGAAGACTACAAGAAGAGGCTGGAGCAGGGTGAATCCTTAAACAAGGATCAGATG GCAGCTGTGGAAGCGTACGACGAGGTGCTGCATAACCTGGAATTTGCTAAAGAGCTTCACAGTACCCTGGACGGCCTGACTCAGAAC CTGCTGAGAGCCCAGAAGAAGGCAGCGAAGAAGGAGCAAATGGCAAAGGCGGAGGTGGAGAGGAGGCACCTGAGCATGGTACTCCAGGTGCAGCATCTGCTCCACAGCCTGCAGCAGGACCACGTTAGGAACGACCTGCTGGCTGGACACAACCAGGCGCCCCGCATCCCAGCCCAGCAGCTGCACAGCCTGAGTCAGCTTGCCACCCTGCTGGGAGTCAAGAGGGACAACAGACTGAG TTTAGCAGAGCAGATGGAGCAGGCCGCTTTGGTCTACTTGGACCTGCTAGAGGGGAGAGACAAGCCAGTGGCTGGAGCTACAT TTAAACTGTTAAAAGAGCAGCTCATGCGATTGTTAAATTGCAAGTACTTCAGCTGTCTTCCACCTGCACCCAACAAGCCTCCAGAGGTGCTGCGGAGCTCGACGAGCCACTGCT CCACATCAAACTCAAAACCAGATGAAGTCTCTAAGGAG TCTTTCAACAGACTGTACCTGACTGACATGGAGACTCCTTCCATTCAGAACTGGAAAGGGGACTTTATGGCCAAAAGGGAGCAGGAGCCTCCTGATTGCTGGGATATGGAGTCCCCGGATGGCCCCGCCTCACCTCAGACTGCAGTCCACAAACCGTGGAGAGGAGCTGCCACTTTAATCCCCAAAGTCCTAGTCAACACCAAGAAGCAGTCCGACTGCAAACGG agaaaagagaggaaggcTAAAGGAGAGCAAAATGCCAAGCCG GCAGTCGACATGGACATGCCTGTGGACGTTTTCAGCTCTCCATCTGACTTGCCCAAAGACCCCATCCTAAGAAAGCAGCACCTGGAGGACCTCATGACAAAGATCCACAGCTCCTTCAGTTTCATGCAG GACTCTCTCCTGGATGGTGAGGGCTCCCCCACTAATGGCCACCCTAGACTGAAGAGACGACCATCTGGATCTCCCTCTCCTCTGG CTCAGGCCGACTTGAGAAGCCCAGCTAAGAGCCTGCCCACTGTAATGCAT TCCACCCCTCTGCCTAGCAGGCTTATGGAACGCAAAGTCAGTCTGACTAGTGGGGATCAGTGCCTGGAGTTGTGTGACCTGGAGCTTTCCTCCAAGGACCTACCTCAT GAGTCCAGTCAGTCAGCTAAGAGAAAGGGGTTTTCCTCACCGCCGCTGTACCGCAGGGAGTCGACCATCTCAGTCagcctggaggaggagaggcatCCTCGT ACGCCAGCAACAGACTCAGGGAAGCAGTCTCCATGTAATGGGGTGTCATCTTGCATCTCCACCCCCCCTCAGGGACAGACTTTCTCTACACCCCCCACCAGGAGATCACTCACCTCTGCACAGTTTCAGAACATCCAGTCA GTGTTTAAGGTGAGTTCCTCCTTACCCCAGAATGGGGAAGTGAACTACAAGCCAGAATCCCCAGTTTTCTCTGAGCCCAGGTACAGCACCGCCAGCACCCAAACGCCACCCGAGTTTGCGCCATCAGAAGATGAACAGCCGG TCTACCAGTCGGATTATACAGTGGGTAACAGTGGGCAGGTCTACCTCTCCCCTGACCAGTCGGGTGGGAGCGTGGGTCGACCAGGTCAGCCATACTACTCCAGAGGATCTGTGAGAGGTATGGCACGTGGCGGCAAGGGATTGGCACAAACCTTTCGCTCTTCTGGTTGGCATCGAG GAGGATCCTACATCCCCCAGACTCATCTCAGGGACTCGGGTCCTCTCCTCTATACTTCAAGA GATTGCGGATACCAACACAGCTACAGGCGTGGAGGTGGAAGGCATAGCTCCAGTG CAGCTTGGAGCGACTCTTCCCAAGTAAGCAGCCCAGACCGGGAAGGAGCCTTCACAATTGTGGACTCGGGGCATGGGGATTCACTGTCGGTCTCCACTGTGGAGGTCCCTCTAACTCCCCACAGCCACCATCACGCTGCCCTGCTTCCCATGCAACTCTACCCACTCTCCCAGCCGTTGCGAGTGGCCTTCACTGCTTCTCGCACTGCCAACTTCGCCCCTGGTAACCTGGATCAGCCCATCGTGTTTGACCAGCTGCACAGTAACCTGGGAGAGATGTACGACACCCACATTGGCCGCTTCACCTGCCCCGTCAATGGAACCTACGTCTTCATCTTTCACATCCTGAAACTCGCCATCAACGTGCCGCTCTACATCAACCTCATGCGCAACGAGGATGTGATGGTGTCGGCATACGCCAATGACGGTGCCCCAGATCACGAGACGGCCAGCAACCATGCCATCCTGCCTCTCTTCCAAGGAGACCAGGTTTGGCTCCGGTTGCATCGTGGTGCCATTTATGGTAGCACCTGGAAGTACAGCACCTTCTCTGGCTTCCTGCTGTACCAGGACTGA
- the caprin2 gene encoding caprin-2 isoform X2 has translation MVQLSPSPTRDVSTPPECSEGPVMAGHPKVGSPRRLSTLHMDLEVSTAYLGYETYIEDGLICLKHKIRNMKKKKLKLEDYKKRLEQGESLNKDQMAAVEAYDEVLHNLEFAKELHSTLDGLTQNLLRAQKKAAKKEQMAKAEVERRHLSMVLQVQHLLHSLQQDHVRNDLLAGHNQAPRIPAQQLHSLSQLATLLGVKRDNRLSLAEQMEQAALVYLDLLEGRDKPVAGATFKLLKEQLMRLLNCKYFSCLPPAPNKPPEVLRSSTSHCSTSNSKPDEVSKENWKGDFMAKREQEPPDCWDMESPDGPASPQTAVHKPWRGAATLIPKVLVNTKKQSDCKRRKERKAKGEQNAKPAVDMDMPVDVFSSPSDLPKDPILRKQHLEDLMTKIHSSFSFMQDSLLDGEGSPTNGHPRLKRRPSGSPSPLAQADLRSPAKSLPTVMHSTPLPSRLMERKVSLTSGDQCLELCDLELSSKDLPHESSQSAKRKGFSSPPLYRRESTISVSLEEERHPRTPATDSGKQSPCNGVSSCISTPPQGQTFSTPPTRRSLTSAQFQNIQSVFKVSSSLPQNGEVNYKPESPVFSEPRYSTASTQTPPEFAPSEDEQPVYQSDYTVGNSGQVYLSPDQSGGSVGRPGQPYYSRGSVRGMARGGKGLAQTFRSSGWHRGGSYIPQTHLRDSGPLLYTSRDCGYQHSYRRGGGRHSSSAAWSDSSQVSSPDREGAFTIVDSGHGDSLSVSTVEVPLTPHSHHHAALLPMQLYPLSQPLRVAFTASRTANFAPGNLDQPIVFDQLHSNLGEMYDTHIGRFTCPVNGTYVFIFHILKLAINVPLYINLMRNEDVMVSAYANDGAPDHETASNHAILPLFQGDQVWLRLHRGAIYGSTWKYSTFSGFLLYQD, from the exons ATGGTGCAACTTTCTCCTTCCCCCACCCGGGATGTGTCCACCCCACCTGAGTGCTCGGAGGGCCCGGTGATGGCCGGGCACCCCAAGGTGGGCTCGCCCCGCCGGCTGAGCACCCTGCACATGGACCTGGAGGTCTCCACCGCCTACCTCGGCTACGAAACGTACATCGAAGACGGCCTCATCTGCCTCAAACACAAAATCCgcaacatgaagaagaagaag CTGAAACTGGAAGACTACAAGAAGAGGCTGGAGCAGGGTGAATCCTTAAACAAGGATCAGATG GCAGCTGTGGAAGCGTACGACGAGGTGCTGCATAACCTGGAATTTGCTAAAGAGCTTCACAGTACCCTGGACGGCCTGACTCAGAAC CTGCTGAGAGCCCAGAAGAAGGCAGCGAAGAAGGAGCAAATGGCAAAGGCGGAGGTGGAGAGGAGGCACCTGAGCATGGTACTCCAGGTGCAGCATCTGCTCCACAGCCTGCAGCAGGACCACGTTAGGAACGACCTGCTGGCTGGACACAACCAGGCGCCCCGCATCCCAGCCCAGCAGCTGCACAGCCTGAGTCAGCTTGCCACCCTGCTGGGAGTCAAGAGGGACAACAGACTGAG TTTAGCAGAGCAGATGGAGCAGGCCGCTTTGGTCTACTTGGACCTGCTAGAGGGGAGAGACAAGCCAGTGGCTGGAGCTACAT TTAAACTGTTAAAAGAGCAGCTCATGCGATTGTTAAATTGCAAGTACTTCAGCTGTCTTCCACCTGCACCCAACAAGCCTCCAGAGGTGCTGCGGAGCTCGACGAGCCACTGCT CCACATCAAACTCAAAACCAGATGAAGTCTCTAAGGAG AACTGGAAAGGGGACTTTATGGCCAAAAGGGAGCAGGAGCCTCCTGATTGCTGGGATATGGAGTCCCCGGATGGCCCCGCCTCACCTCAGACTGCAGTCCACAAACCGTGGAGAGGAGCTGCCACTTTAATCCCCAAAGTCCTAGTCAACACCAAGAAGCAGTCCGACTGCAAACGG agaaaagagaggaaggcTAAAGGAGAGCAAAATGCCAAGCCG GCAGTCGACATGGACATGCCTGTGGACGTTTTCAGCTCTCCATCTGACTTGCCCAAAGACCCCATCCTAAGAAAGCAGCACCTGGAGGACCTCATGACAAAGATCCACAGCTCCTTCAGTTTCATGCAG GACTCTCTCCTGGATGGTGAGGGCTCCCCCACTAATGGCCACCCTAGACTGAAGAGACGACCATCTGGATCTCCCTCTCCTCTGG CTCAGGCCGACTTGAGAAGCCCAGCTAAGAGCCTGCCCACTGTAATGCAT TCCACCCCTCTGCCTAGCAGGCTTATGGAACGCAAAGTCAGTCTGACTAGTGGGGATCAGTGCCTGGAGTTGTGTGACCTGGAGCTTTCCTCCAAGGACCTACCTCAT GAGTCCAGTCAGTCAGCTAAGAGAAAGGGGTTTTCCTCACCGCCGCTGTACCGCAGGGAGTCGACCATCTCAGTCagcctggaggaggagaggcatCCTCGT ACGCCAGCAACAGACTCAGGGAAGCAGTCTCCATGTAATGGGGTGTCATCTTGCATCTCCACCCCCCCTCAGGGACAGACTTTCTCTACACCCCCCACCAGGAGATCACTCACCTCTGCACAGTTTCAGAACATCCAGTCA GTGTTTAAGGTGAGTTCCTCCTTACCCCAGAATGGGGAAGTGAACTACAAGCCAGAATCCCCAGTTTTCTCTGAGCCCAGGTACAGCACCGCCAGCACCCAAACGCCACCCGAGTTTGCGCCATCAGAAGATGAACAGCCGG TCTACCAGTCGGATTATACAGTGGGTAACAGTGGGCAGGTCTACCTCTCCCCTGACCAGTCGGGTGGGAGCGTGGGTCGACCAGGTCAGCCATACTACTCCAGAGGATCTGTGAGAGGTATGGCACGTGGCGGCAAGGGATTGGCACAAACCTTTCGCTCTTCTGGTTGGCATCGAG GAGGATCCTACATCCCCCAGACTCATCTCAGGGACTCGGGTCCTCTCCTCTATACTTCAAGA GATTGCGGATACCAACACAGCTACAGGCGTGGAGGTGGAAGGCATAGCTCCAGTG CAGCTTGGAGCGACTCTTCCCAAGTAAGCAGCCCAGACCGGGAAGGAGCCTTCACAATTGTGGACTCGGGGCATGGGGATTCACTGTCGGTCTCCACTGTGGAGGTCCCTCTAACTCCCCACAGCCACCATCACGCTGCCCTGCTTCCCATGCAACTCTACCCACTCTCCCAGCCGTTGCGAGTGGCCTTCACTGCTTCTCGCACTGCCAACTTCGCCCCTGGTAACCTGGATCAGCCCATCGTGTTTGACCAGCTGCACAGTAACCTGGGAGAGATGTACGACACCCACATTGGCCGCTTCACCTGCCCCGTCAATGGAACCTACGTCTTCATCTTTCACATCCTGAAACTCGCCATCAACGTGCCGCTCTACATCAACCTCATGCGCAACGAGGATGTGATGGTGTCGGCATACGCCAATGACGGTGCCCCAGATCACGAGACGGCCAGCAACCATGCCATCCTGCCTCTCTTCCAAGGAGACCAGGTTTGGCTCCGGTTGCATCGTGGTGCCATTTATGGTAGCACCTGGAAGTACAGCACCTTCTCTGGCTTCCTGCTGTACCAGGACTGA